The Denticeps clupeoides chromosome 1, fDenClu1.1, whole genome shotgun sequence genome segment CGTGTTCCCCTGGCGCTTCTCCCACCCTGACGCTGTCTTGTTCTTTCACCCCGTCCCTGATTTTCACACGCTTCTTTCAACTCTTTCTCACTCGCAGCCCGTCTTTCCCTGTCCTCTCCTCCGCCTCTCATTACTGGCTCTGATGTAACCTCGCAGATTTGCCTCAGCTTTTCTGCAGACAGTGACGAGCAGAACTTTGGCGTGGATCGGCTGGTAAGGTTCTATGGTCTCTTTCAAACGGAACACGAACAGCAGGAAGTATGATTACAGCGGCACAAAACACGGCAAAGTTCACAGCATCGAGTTTACAGTTCCCTGTCCAACTGGCATTCTGTTTGGACAgtttcaagattggtttattttcagtacaacagtatacacagttaaaataaagtttcacacagacccccccacagtgcaatcataaaagaaaaatatatatgaatatacacactaaacaaaactacactaactaaaacttaaactTAAATACTATACAGATCTCTATAAAAAAccaaaacttttctgtacaatgaacaggacaaacaggacagtttcatgtaggatgcttgtaagtggatatgttggatatttcaaataggacacaagacaagacaaatgtgcaaaatgagcagaaatatggaaaaataagcagaaaaacagtAAAAACGCAGTCAGCCACAATTTCCCAGGACCTTGTAGGATGGAGCACATGGGGCGTGTCTACTAATATCACAagcaaaatgtacagaaatgaaGATTATTCTGTGCGATTTCATCCCCCTCTGTCACggggcagttaaggaagcggcattATATTttaagcattctgattggtgaacttgGGAATTAGCTACATGCATTACATTAGCCCAACATGTTCCAGTTTTATGAAGCACCACGGACATACGGACTCGTGAGAAAACGGATCGATATCTGGAATCACAGAACCATTGTTGATATATATGATGCTAAGAACCTGAGCTATAAAACTGTTTGCAGATTCAAAACTACACTGGACTGGAGAGCAGTTGTCTTTGGGTTGAGAAAAATGTGGGGGTCACTTCGGGTGTGAGAAAATGGCTCCTCTTACTTTCCTTTAGCAAACTTGTTTGGTGTTTTTGTCTAAAGTGCCTAAAGCCTATCCATAATATAGCAGGTCAGggtctacacacacaaacacaaacacactcacgcacattcACCCACATGTTGATTTCTACGGAGGACTGAATGAACCGGCAAACTTTTCTGTCTCTGAACTAGATATATCTACACTGCCTGTCCAAAGAGGCAAAGATTTAACAAAGCAAAGATCCTGCCATTGAATAATTACTGTATGGAGGATTGTTTCAGCTAGTTTCAGCTAGTTAGTTAACCCAAACTGATGCAGCAAGTTGCTTCTCTGATCAAGGAGGCTAATCAGGAAAAAGGGCTTCAATTTGCTAGGAAGCTTACAAATTAGACTCTGAAGTGATGGAAGAAGGTCATGTGGCTTTGATGAGTCCAGATTGACCCTGTTTCAGAGTGTACAAGTCAGAGGGGGCAGTGCTACGATCCGGGGCTGCTGCACTTGGTCAGGCCGAGGTTCAGCAACATTATGTCCCCAGAGAATGAGGTCATCTGACCACCAGAATATACTGAATGACCAAGTTATTCCATCAGGGAATTTCTTCTCCCCTGATGGCAAAGGCATATTCCAAATGGACAAGGATTCATCAGGCTCATATTGTGAAAGTGCAGTTCAGGGAGTCTGAGTCCAGATCTTAACCCCCTCGAAAACCTTTGGGATATGCTGAAGAAGTCCGACTATCCCATCATCTACaagaaaaatgaatgcagcTCTTTACCAAAGTAAATGTTGTGACATTACAGATGCTGATCAAGGCTAAAGGTGGTCCAATTAATAGCAGGACACACACAGCTATTTCATAGCTGCATTGAGTCTTTAATCTAATAGAGGGGCGGAGACCCTTTTTGGACAGGCAATGTAATATCCCATGCCTCTGTCATTTGCCTTTAGCTGAGTATGATTCCCATGATGCTCCACTAGGAGCATGGTGAGTGTCATGTGACACTCGCGACTCACCGATGAGGCCAGTGTAGGCGATGAGGCAGGCGCCGTAGTTGTCGTGTTGGCAGCCGCTGGTGCTGAGCTCTGAGGGCTGACAGTCGTACTGGAACTGAGCCCAGCGAGACCTGAgggattaacacacacacacactttagtcTCGCAGACACATAATTACACACTTgtacacagccacacacacaggtgcacactcacatatgaTCAGTATTATATTGATGTACAACAATTTGGCAAAcgcccacacccacacatactcacagatacacactctGAGACTGAAAAACTCTACACATACTGTAGAAACACTCAATCAGTGCCATCTGCATTCACCCCCAAACCCCCTCTGCTGCCCTCATTCTTTCGACTCATGCGAGAGTGAACAAGCATCTGCGCCTGAGCACTGGGCTGGACGTGAACAGAagccttctcttctcttctcttctcttctcttctcttctcttctcttctcttctcttctcttctcttctcttctcttctcttctcttctctacTCTTCTCTTCCAGCTTACGCAGATGATGTCAATGTTTTTATCAGTGTTAGTAAAGATGCGGAGACCCTTGAAGTGGTGCTTAACTGGGACAAGAGCAAAGCTTACTGGGtcattctttgttttttaagtCATATTTGTTTGTTGCCAAAGATGCGCTAACCATCTTTGCATGGGTGAAGGCATCGGGGGCACATTTGGGGCGTGCAAGGGGTTTTGTTCACACTTAACGATAATGATGAACTTGTTTTGAGCTTTTGAAACTGACAGCTTTCCTGGATTGTGAGTTGTCTATTCTTGTATTACCTTCtttcactccttttttttttttttgtttcatataatttatttctcttttaacatgttaacatgtgttttttcttccctttaGTTCGttttgcttcttcttcttcttcaaaaaataattattgtacttttttgtcttgtcttgtcttctcTTCCTTACACTCATAATTTTCTctgctcctcttctctttttatCAACTCTCTTGTTaaattcttctttttcctccttttctcttctctttctctcctctctggTTTAACTAATTTCTAGTCTTGCACGCCAAAACAGCATTCTGAGAATAGATTGTTGTGTCGGGGGGCAGTAGATCCAGGACTGGTGACAATATATCTGAGAGCAGTGACAtctgatttttgtttgtttctccaATTGATTCCTTAgtttactgaaaaaaatgattcatctGTCTTCTTTCTCTATAGTCTCCTTCCCCCCTTCCCTCTTGTTATTTTTTGTACAATACAGAATTGTGTGCATGTTCTCTGTGTTATTTTCTATATCCCATCAGTATTATTTCAGTTCATtggtgtaactgtgtgtgtgtgtgtgttaactggTAGCAGAAGAGCAGTGGATCGATCTGGGTGACAAATGAAAGCTTTTACGTTTGTGACGTTTGAAGAGCAGCTCTGGGCTTCTTCTGCACTTTCTTCTGCACTCGTTTAAGCGCCTGCAGTCATCCCTGCTCTCGTTTACGCTCCGCTCCTCATTCCCAAGTCAATTGAAAGCCTTTAGAGACAGCTGTTCTGTCAAGGAGGCTACCCAAtcgcatttgtgtgtgtgtgtgtgtgtgtgtgtgtgtgtgtgtgagtatgtgtgtgtcaaggGCGATTGGTGACTTCATTCTGGTAACgacttttttatttcctgtccTCACATCCTCAGTCAGAGATAGCAATCAGGAAACTGAGGGTCATAATCATCCATAACCCCCcacgatcacacacacacacacacacacacacacacactgatcaacAGCACTGGGGCTGTAATAGAAAGTCATAACTTCAAATTAGCTGGGAGTGTAGAACTGATTGCAGCTGAAGGCGTGAGCTGAATTAGCAGATAAAGTGGCAGCTTCCGATTCCTGAAGCTCTCCCAGCATCCCACAGACTCATCACAGGCCCAGTCGCAGTCGTTTTAAagtgaactaaaaaaaacatttcacgtGACTGAAACGGGCTGTAAACTTCTGCGAAAATATGCAGACAGCCGTGTGGATGGGATCACATGCACATGTGCGAGGATGTGAAGCAATGGTTCACGTTGTGTCAAGAGTGTAGTTGTTAACAGGTTTGAGTATTTTGCATTTGTACATTAAcaaatgtcctcacaaacaCAAGATCTTTAGTAATTTAAAGGGACATTTTCTTGGTCCCAcatcataaaacataaataataataataaataaacattaaacaaaaataataataaattaaaggTTTTTGCCTACTGATCTTGTTTCGACTTATAGAGAGATAGTTACACTACAGTTATTACATAATGTCTGGAGAAAGATTTAAAAAGCATATGTGTTTgggggcatgtgtgtgttgagtcATATAAGTATGAGCAGAGATGGATCTGACCAGTCTGGTACCAACGGCAAGATTTTAGCTGGTGCCACATTGCAGGCAACTCTATATCTaacattattttcataaattgaattaaacagaaaacaacaaaaacaacaacaaaaactttttcaaAATTATATTAGAGAAACAACTGACATAAGACAATTTGTGGAATACATTTGATATAAGACTTCTTGATAACTGCATATTTAAATTTGTTGTCTATGACCTTTCAGGGTCAGAATAATTTGGTTAAATTGCAGCCCTCCTGTTGATGGACGGCACCCCTGGCATCCGCCTATACCAATTGTGAGACGCGTGTGTTGGTGTGCGTATCGGCATGTGACACTGACTTGCAGACGTAGTCTGTGCTGCAGgcgcgctgctgctggaggCAGTTGGGTCGCTCGCGCTCCTCGTAGGAGCAGGCGGGGACGATGGTCTGGCGGCGGCGCTCGGCGCAGGCCGTGTCGTGACAGGGGCAGAACAGGAGCTCGTGGGTGAACTCGGGCGGCACGCGGTCGAAAAACTTGCGCAGGGCTTTGCTGCAGCGTCCGCGGTTGCAGGAGGCGGCCCGTGGCGAGGGCCCGATGCAGGCCGACACGTACTCCGCCCGCAGCTTCTGGCATGTGTCGTCCACGTTGCACGCCTTCGCAGCGTCCAGGCAACGGTTCACCGTTGTCATGCCAACCTCGGACTCTGAGAAATATGGCGAGGCAAGAGGTGTGAATGCAGGCATAGGTGTAGcagagcagagagcagagaTACTGTAACGTGGTAAATAATGGGCATTTCCAGTGGCCTTCAGTAATTATTAAAAGTTTGTGCTTTCAGTGTTAAGTGCAAGTTTAAaataggctgtgtgtgtgtctctaagGTCCACATTAAATAACCTgctattaaatattaaagtttTGGGGAAATTAGTCCGAGCAGCCTGgagtctctctcgttctctctctcactcacttactcactcatgcacacacacaccagcagctcTACTCTTACATTTACCATTTCTTTCTATTCATTTGAATTTCAATTTATGACAATTTCCATCTCCATGTTGATTTTCCTTATGATATAAAGTTCCTTATGAACTTTTCCTAATGATATTCCATTGCACATGCAAATATGATTATAAATTCTAAAATCAGAGTGTTTATAAGGACTGAAAAAAACTGATTAGAAATAAGTTTCAAATGTCAAATCAGGAGTGTTTTGTAGGTGAACGCCGAGCCCCACCCTCTTCGTCATTCTCAGTCCACTCCGCTCCTTCTGTATGGGGAGGTTACTGTTCGGCATCATTATTCTCTAATCTATCATGCTGTGAGTTTGTGGTGAGCAGGGCCTAATCACAGGGGAGGTGGTGGAGAGCTTGTGAGACGTAGATGAGCGTTCATTATTCTGCTTAACACTCCCGGCCTGTCAGCTCCGGCCCGCAGGATTATAAATGAGCGCTTGAACTGTGGCGCACATCACTGTTGTACTGACCCCCATGctgtggcacacacacatcaatttacacacacacacaaaccttcaaACCTCTACACTATACATATATTGTAGAgtatatatactgtgtgtgtgtgtgtgtatatccaTATGtgccctatatatatatacacacacctgctatgtgtatctctctctctctctctctctctctctctctctctctctctctatatatatatatatatatatatatatgtgtgtgtgtgtgtgtgtgtgtgtgtgtgtgtgtatagtgggACCAGCAAAATACCCATAAACACGgcaacacacattcattcatgcaCTCATTCAtcaatcattcattcatgcagTGATGTTCTCATACACACTGCAGCAAGAGCTGTGTAATTCACAcggacacacacccacacccaccctcATTCTTAACACTCAGTATTCATGGTGACACACCTTATAGTGGCTGAATATGGTCTCCGCCCCTCTATTAGATTAAAGACTCAATGCAGCTATGAAATAgccgtgtgtgcgtgtgtgttggaaTCACTTGTCAGTCATGAGCTGTTGTTGCTCAATTCAGACAACTTAATGCCTCCCCATCCTCCCTCTCTATCTTTCCTTTCTCATTGCCAAACCTCTTCTGTATTCAACTCAGACAAATCGCACAGAagcactgcaaacacacacacacacacacacacacacacataaaggtGTGTACCTGAGTCAAATAGTCTCAGAGATTCAGagagaaataattatttgtgtgtcaTAGTAAGGATACatttactttaattaaaatatctgcattgtaaaataaatgtgtgtgttgtgtatgagtaaatgaatgcatgtgtgtgttcttgttgtAATTAAATGTGCTTAGAGTGTGGACATTTTCAATGCTTTGGGCACATATGGATTCAATTACAGATACTAGTGTTGTGCCTGTTCTCTTGCATGTTTATTGATgtcttgcatgtgtgtgattgCTGCTGCTTGACTATCTGAGGGGACGTTAAGGTTCTTTATTCGATTACTGATGGTCAGAGTTAGGTTTAGTGTTATATGAGTTTCATTACATAGTGTTAGACTGTTGCACATTTAGAAAACAGATGCTGCCTGTTTACTGTCCCATGTGGTCACGTGTTTAAGTATGTCCTACCTGCAGCAATAGAGGCCAGACGTACATAATTAACCCCTCTCTCCATCGCTTCATATGGGTAAGCCTCCACCAAACTGATACctgtaaacacaaacacagtttGTATACACAGGCAGTTTGCTTCCCCTGGTACAGTCGGGGAAGATTATTTAATCCCTTTTTAATCCCTTTGTATGTCTGCTGCTTACgaagaaatgatcagtctataatttcaatgatcagtttatttgaacagtgagggacagacacaataaaaaaaaatctggttatAAATCCACTTTTAAATGAATACGTATTTGACCAGTAAGATTTCTGTCTCCCAgctgtattttatacaggtaatgagCTATTATTGGGAAATTCTCAACTCGTTACGTATATAGAAGACACTCGTCCATAGAAGTCTATCCACattccaaactctgcacagTGGCCTAGCCCAAAGAGCTTGCCAAGAatgtcagggacaagattgtggacctTCACAAGGCCAGGCATCTGGGTGACAACAGTTCACAAACGGAAGAACCATACAAAAAATCTCCCAAAGCaaacttgtcaatgatctcaaAAAAACTTTGGTAGCATACTACACCTTGAAGGACTGAAATGCTGCAGTGCCCAGGTCCTCCTGCTCAAGAAAGCACGTTCTGAACATctgaacatctaaatgattcagaggAGGACTTGGTCAAAGTGTTTGGCATCATCTGAACTTGgcgtgtttggaggaggaggaatgctgcctatgactaCAAGAACACCAGCCGCACCATCAAACACGGGGGTGGAAGTATTACGCAATTCTGCCaaagggacaggacaactgttCCACATCAAAGGGAGGATGATGGGACAGTCAAATCTTCCTGCAGCCAGGgcattgaaaatgggtcgtcgGTGGGTTTTCCAGCATGACAAcgatccaaaacacacagccaagccAACAAAGGattggctcaagaagaagcatatCAAGGTCTTGGCGTGGCCTAATCAATCTCCAGACCCCATGAAAACctgtggagggagctgaaggttCAAGTTGCCAAATAAGCACCACAAAACACTATTTGtaattgttctgtctctcaatGTTAATATAAACCTATTCAAACCATTTGAAATTATAGactaataaatcatttttcccTGATTGTACctgaatgagagtgtgtgtgtgtgtttaccatgcAGCACACTCTGCTTCAGACTCCAGTATATACTCAGGCAgttcttttccttcttcatgCCCCTCTTGCACTGGCAGTGGTGCAGCGGACTGGCCAGCAGGGCGTGGACGGCGTTCTCACAGTTCTTACGCGCAGCCGGGCCGAGCTTCACGCTTCCGCCCCCCGCCACACACTGGCGTAGGGTTCGCATGCGAGCGCTGCATCCCTCGTCGCTTGAACACGTGTCCCCCGCATGCAGGCAGTCCCACCTGCCTGACCAGGCACCACCTGTAACAAGATCGCACCAAGGTTATTGTAACAGTGGCACGAATACGGCAGTAACtaggcaacacacacagaaatcaatCAAATCAACCCGTGTGCCTGAAAAACAGACATTACAGTCATATTTAACTCTTCTCTGTCATTCAGTATTACAACCATCAGTGAGTATGACGCACGCATCAGAGGCAGGAGGCAACAATCTAGACACAAGGGACTAAAACGTGGCAAAACGTACCTGTACATATCAACACATGAGGGAGACTTACTGCGAAATCAGGCTAACCACTAGGTCAGAAGAAGACAAGATGCAGGTGAGTAGTTCACGGGGCGTGGCTAGGCATTGACTTGCCTGATGGGACCGGGTAACCAATAACTTTTTCTTAAGAGTGAAGTGTGTACTAAATAGGTTACTGGGTTAGTAGTGAGACATTTAAAGGCTTCTTTGGCATCTAATCAGTCAGCAGTTAATGTGTCATTATATCATGAGTAAAGCAGGCtgggcaaaaatgaaaaaaataaaaataaaaaaatcggTTGATATcaaaatataaatcaaatcaCTATTTCTGTTCATCTTAAAGGAttcaaaagttacatttttttgatGAAACTTCCACCTGTTTAAATTCCATCTTTAGGTCACATATGAACTGCTTTACTATGAAATTATGTTCAAGAATGCAAGGGGAAAAAGTTTTTTgaaaaagacattaaaaaggTAAGATAAGATGGCCATTAAAATGTGGAGGTCTGAATGGTGATATTGGTGAGATACCAGCACAGCATAACATGGCAAAACCTCCATGGTCTCAGATGTGAAAGACCAGTGTGTCCTGGCAATAATGCTACATGAGTAGTACAGACCACAAGAGATACCTACAGGAGATATGAAACCATGATTGCAGACCATGAATGACCTGATGGAATTATGGCATCTGTTGGAGAAGCTAAGCAAAACTGCAGCCGAATATCTGAAATAATGAGTTTGATTATGAAGTCAGGACTGTGGGACATGATCCAGATAGCACGGAAAGcgacattcttttttttttttttttgcaatcccGCATGCATAATGCAGCGGCTCTGAAATATCAGCTGCTCCAAGATGCGTGGCCTCTGCTGGAATGACAGTGTTTGCATGACGACCAGCAAACAGAGGATTTCTGAGCTGCGCCGTGGCATAACTTGTACAGATTTCACCTTGACGATGCTGAAATTCGTGCATACAGGAAGACAGTTCTCATCAGTGTTGCTGTTTCAGATGGATGGAAAAGGCAGAAGTTTGTTTTATTCAACAGAACCTTCCAGACCTGCAGGACCTGTTCCATGTTTTACTCTGGTTCAATAAATTCTTACAAATCATCAGGGTGGCGCTGCCAAatctgtccctctgtctcaATTAGAAACCTGGGTCAAACCTACACGGTCGACTGACCACAAACAGTACAGATGATCAGTGACACAAACCCATCAGATTACACATGAAAGACTTGGCTTCCTGCAGGGTACACTTTCAAGTTGGTTCAAGTGTACTCACTAATGCAGAGTACTGGCAGGTCCTGCATGATTCTTATCAGAAAACGCTACAAATAAATCCTATCATGTGCTTCACATATAGTAGTAGCAATTTTGTGTTATTTAACACTTATATCTATGTCATTGATTTATGTTGTGAATGCACTCATacttaaatatgaatttaaaacCATTCTGCAGTTAATGGGTGAATTGGTGGAATTTGAAATGATAAAGTCTGAAAACTACATTTACTGATGCGTTGGCTTGCAGTCATTGGTTGACATACAGACGTgtatgttttccttttttggatTAAAAATCCATAATTTTCAGTGTGTGACCAGTACTAAATAATGCACTTTATAACTGcacactaaaataaatgaatacaacaGATCCTCTTATGTAGTTGGTCGCCTCAGTCCAAGCATGGTTCAGCATGTTGATGTAGGCATCAACCATCATCAACACATGTGCTTGGATATTGAGAACAGTCTATATCTGAAAATGCATTTCGTGAACACATCAGATGGGCTGAGCATCCAGGTAAGAAGACAACAGAACCGATGATGCTCTACATTCTTCACTTTCAGGTGCCTGCAGACAGAGAAATGAAGTGGGCACCTGAACACGATCGCAGAATAATGTGTTTTCTCCCGTCTCGCTTTCCCATCTGTCAATAAAGAGCGGGATCCCTTTActtaaaggttaaaaaaagatGTTGTCTGCACATCTCGAGGTTCGACTCACAGGTGTGTGAAAGGAATCAAATTAGGCAGAACAAGACTCAAGCATACAATTCTCACCGCTCCCGTCTACATCCTGACCTCAACTGTGCAGCATGgaaaaagactaaaatacagAAACGACCTGTTTGTCGCAGTAATAAAAgagtttgcgtgtgtgtgtgtgtgcgcactctTCTGAATGCTTGTTAAGAATCTTACATTCTCTGAATACAAACgtaactgtcaggattggccccgggtgacagctgttaaaagcctgTGACTCCACCCCTCTGCAGCGACGGCATTTTGGTGAACTCTGTTGTGAACCTGGTTACCTGTGAGTGCaggttttgagttctggcaatcgccacgcgcctgcgggctagtttgtgttttccccttcattccccgttttcggccatcgagcctggtttttgtttctgttttaataaaattcctttcccagaatgccccGACTCTGCGCttacttcccccgtcagctcggcGAAGTGACAGTAACGTAATCTGCTGTATGTCAAGGTGGCCTGTTTAGATGACACGTAAGAAAGAGCATGATCATCTTCATCATATTCGATACTATATTGCCAAAAGTGTTGAGATGCCACTCCAGGTATACAGGTTTTTCAATAGCTTCGATCCAAGCATTAGATTGCCAAGTGCAGCGCATTGTGCTGAGTGTAATatttggtggtggtgtggggtTATTTTGCAGGGGCTTGGTTTGGCCCCACAGTTTCAAACTAACGCTGAATGCTTAAGCACATAAAGACATTTGGGACAATTTAATGCTCCCAACCTTGTGGAAACAGTTTGGGGACAGACCCTTCCTGTGCACCAGTGAACCAAGCAAGTCAATAAGAAGCCTTGCCAGAACAATTGAAGCTGTTGTAGCTGCAAAGCCTGGGCCAACTCCTTAGTAAAGCCTATGAGATTAGAATGGAATGTCAATTTCATGTGTGTaatgcatatttgcatattttttgtcCAGACCTCTGTTAGAATTGCATTTCTATTGTCTAGCTATGATGctaaattgctttaaaatggtGTGTTAAGGATATGAAGaatgcaaatataaaataaataaataaataaaatcagtaGTAGCAGTAGTTGTACTGTGTTCTGTATGTTAGAGCTGTGATCTATAGATTACAAAAAGTACAAAGCCCTGTGTCCTGCAGGCACTGGCCAATGTTTTTGGATGACCTGTGGCTCCGGACTTCTCTGTGCGACGCTCTGCAGCGTGTAGTGGAGAGATGGGGTTTAAAGTCTCGCCGCTGGCGTGCTGCCAGTTCTGCTTGGTTTATGATATTTCTGGCCGACGCTCCGCTGTGCCTCACAGCACCTCAGACTTCTGTTGCCCAGGGATTTGTGCAGCACTTTCAGGCCTAAATGCCCATTGTGGTCAGTAATCCCCTACACCTGAACAGGAAACCCTTACTATGCCTTATAAAAACTCAATGAATAATAACAATTGCCTGCCTATGCAATGTGTTGCATGAGGTATGACTAAATACTGATCCCTGGTCTCTATCCAGTAGGCAGCCCCATTCATATCATGATACAGAGATGTATTTCACACAAAACATTGCCTCATTGAGTCATTTAATggtattttttttgcactttccAATCTTCTACCCCGTTTTTCTAAGTAATAgatcatatttgcatatttgcatgtAATAAATACTAAATGTCCGGTGCATAACTGTGCAGCATTGCAGCATAGTGATTGCAGCATTGTGACAAATAGAAATGCTCCTCTTCTTATTCTTCAAACACTTGAGTTAAGGCAGCATCCAGGGTACTCCTCTTCCTATGACTCACGTCAGAAACATGCCAAAAAAATGTCCCATGACCAGAAATGTCATCCAGTCAATCACCATACAGAACAATGTGACAATAATAATGAtccaaaattatatatacaataacaatattaatattattaataataatacaaatatattttattttttctctatacactcaaaaggcatgtaaaacatggtaaggcatgtaaaacaagataaaacagAAGCAAtacataaaatgatttaaaaattaaGATAAACGATAGTTGTGGATACTTTTCTGAAGTTGTGAGATTTTAGTGATTTGAATTTGGACAGGTCACagatgtattgttttttttcatttattatactttactttctgcatttaacccatcacccttggtgagcagtgggcagccatgacggtcgcttccttaaccgctagttaTGACTGCGCCATTTGGGGAGACGGCAGCGAAAGAGAAGTCTCTGTCACCCCAAGTATGGCGCTTGGCCTGGACCGGTATGGAGAGGGGAGAGGcttcagaagattgagggtgtGCAAGGATGTACAATAGATCAGAGAGGTACGAGGGAATCTTTTGGAGATTTTGGAGAACAGGGGTGATGTGGTCACGGGTGAGCAAGATAACATAGTCTGGCATACAGGCAGCTCCACCTAGTATCATTATATGTCACCAAATGTCAACTACAGGTTTGTTGATACAGTCAGGTTTGTATGGTCTGTATTAGCTGACCTCACCCTAAATCCATTCCAGGTCACAGCATCTATCCAGTTTTGGTGTAGACTGAACCTAAAGCTAAGCTGATATCTATGACCctcaaactgtgtgtgtttgtggcgaCAGTGTAGAGCAGTATTTTAAGTGTGTGAGTGC includes the following:
- the gfra4a gene encoding GDNF family receptor alpha-4a, which translates into the protein MDLLGLYLLQLALVGGAWSGRWDCLHAGDTCSSDEGCSARMRTLRQCVAGGGSVKLGPAARKNCENAVHALLASPLHHCQCKRGMKKEKNCLSIYWSLKQSVLHGISLVEAYPYEAMERGVNYVRLASIAAESEVGMTTVNRCLDAAKACNVDDTCQKLRAEYVSACIGPSPRAASCNRGRCSKALRKFFDRVPPEFTHELLFCPCHDTACAERRRQTIVPACSYEERERPNCLQQQRACSTDYVCKSRWAQFQYDCQPSELSTSGCQHDNYGACLIAYTGLIGSTITPNYLDNSTSNVGPWCSCSASGNHREQCHQFLSYFHDNPCLKRAILEFGNETDLKTGPKPPGAPIPATTGHNYHQSTITTTTSTAMETEESILGAHIPTEMNEKDRLWDDSSPLSPGLKENGANSAHFLLSSWPLPFLLFLLLP